The proteins below are encoded in one region of Dioscorea cayenensis subsp. rotundata cultivar TDr96_F1 chromosome 18, TDr96_F1_v2_PseudoChromosome.rev07_lg8_w22 25.fasta, whole genome shotgun sequence:
- the LOC120282753 gene encoding uncharacterized protein LOC120282753: MYSNVAASFNSWIKEAPDLPVTNMVDLIRFKLMGMLCHRHEQSQRWERCLCPVIHRKIEELVEESRNLLVGRFNGDYFEVVEQKNYCTSLNARTCSCRRWQVYGIPCKHACAVILQTDTNIHRYVDDYFTVDAYRQAYAEAIFPVPDVDKPDDVNRKLLMRPPITKRPVGRPRRKRLES, encoded by the exons ATGTACTCAAACGTGGCGGCGTCATTTAATTCATGGATAAAAGAGGCACCCGACCTCCCTGTCACAAACATGGTAGACTTGATAAG GTTTAAGCTGATGGGCATGTTGTGTCATCGACATGAACAATCTCAAAGATGGGAGAGATGTCTATGTCCTGTCATACATAGAAAGATTGAGGAACTTGTTGAAGAGTCTCGTAACCTATTGGTCGGCCGTTTCAATGGTGACTATTTCGAAGTGGTTGAACAGAAGAACTACTGCACCAGTTTGAACGCTCGGACATGCTCATGTCGTAGGTGGCAGGTATATGGCATTCCATGCAAACATGCATGTGCGGTAATACTGCAGACAGACACAAATATTCATCGATATGTCGATGACTACTTCACAGTGGACGCTTACCGACAAGCATATGCAGAAGCCATTTTTCCAGTACCGGATGTTGACAAACCAGATGATGTGAACCGCAAACTACTTATGCGCCCTCCAATCACCAAAAGGCCAGTTGGTCGGCCAAGACGGAAGCGTCTAGAGTCATAA